The Sphingomonas sp. LY54 genome includes a region encoding these proteins:
- the gyrA gene encoding DNA gyrase subunit A translates to MASVPPTTENSDITPISIVEEMKTSYLDYAMSVIVSRALPDVRDGLKPVHRRILYAAQEAGFVAGRPYRKSARLVGEVMGKYHPHGDSSIYDALARMTQDWSMRVPLIDGQGNFGSMDPDPPAAMRYTEARLARVANALLDDIDKDTVDFQPNYDASESEPQVLPARFPNILVNGAGGIAVGMATNIPPHNLGEVLKACKAYIANPGITIDELIEIVPGPDFPTGPLILGQAGARSAYHNGRGSIMMRSRHIIETKRGDRQQIVLTAIPYQVGKNGLVEKIAEAAKDKRIEGVSDIRDESSREGVRVVIELKRDATADVVLNQLWRHTPAQTSFPANMLAIRGGRPETLNLRDIIEAFVKFREEVITRRAKFELNKARDRAHILLGLVIAVTNLDEVVRIIRGAASPAEARAALLTRDWPIEEIAPYIALVEAIESVGDASTYRLSDVQVRAILDLRLHRLTALGRDEIGGELKELATSIGELLEILGNRARLYEVMVAEFDEIEAAYATPRVTEIAPAADGIDDEDLIEREDMVVTVTMEGYIKRTPLDTFRAQNKGGKGRAGMATKDADAVTHLFVTSTHTPVLFFSTEGKVYRMKVWRLPEGGPATRGRPMINLLPLAPGETISTVLPLPEDEDEWSALHVMFATARGSVRRNSMDAFANIRTSGKIAMRFEEGSEDRLIGVSLLTEDDDVLLATKQGKAIRFAATDVREFQSRDSTGVRGARLAEGDEVISMSVLRGFDATPQEREDYLKAAPWKEGDREVTLSPERMAEFEAAEQFVLTVTANGYGKRTSAYEYRRTNRGGQGITNIVSSDRNGPVVASFPASSGEQLMLVTDQAKLIRTTVGSVRVTGRNTQGVILFRVADNEHVVSAARIEESEDEAEAIVDVADQTLQASDAVIEGGEE, encoded by the coding sequence TTGGCCAGCGTACCGCCGACCACCGAAAACAGCGACATCACCCCGATCAGCATCGTCGAGGAGATGAAGACCTCCTACCTCGATTACGCGATGTCGGTGATCGTCAGCCGCGCCCTGCCCGACGTGCGCGACGGCCTGAAACCGGTCCACCGGCGCATCCTCTACGCGGCCCAGGAAGCCGGCTTCGTCGCCGGGCGTCCCTATCGCAAGTCGGCCCGCCTGGTCGGCGAGGTGATGGGTAAATATCACCCGCACGGCGACAGTTCGATCTACGACGCGCTGGCGCGCATGACCCAGGACTGGTCGATGCGGGTTCCGCTGATCGACGGCCAGGGCAATTTCGGGTCGATGGATCCCGATCCGCCGGCGGCGATGCGCTATACCGAGGCGCGCCTCGCCCGCGTCGCCAATGCCCTGCTCGACGACATCGACAAGGACACGGTCGACTTCCAGCCCAATTACGACGCGTCGGAGAGCGAGCCGCAGGTCCTGCCCGCGCGCTTCCCGAACATCCTCGTCAACGGCGCCGGCGGCATCGCGGTCGGCATGGCGACCAACATCCCGCCGCACAATCTCGGCGAAGTGCTCAAGGCCTGTAAGGCCTATATCGCCAATCCCGGCATCACGATCGACGAGCTGATCGAGATCGTCCCCGGTCCGGACTTCCCGACCGGTCCCCTGATCCTCGGCCAGGCCGGCGCCCGCAGCGCCTATCACAACGGCCGCGGCTCGATCATGATGCGCTCGCGCCACATCATCGAGACCAAGCGCGGCGACCGCCAGCAGATCGTGCTCACCGCCATCCCCTACCAGGTCGGCAAGAACGGCTTGGTCGAGAAGATCGCCGAGGCCGCCAAGGACAAGCGCATCGAGGGCGTCTCCGACATTCGGGATGAATCGAGCCGCGAGGGCGTCCGCGTCGTCATCGAGCTGAAGCGCGACGCCACGGCCGACGTCGTCCTCAACCAGCTCTGGCGCCACACCCCGGCCCAGACCAGCTTCCCGGCCAACATGCTCGCGATCCGCGGCGGCCGCCCCGAGACGCTCAACCTGCGCGACATCATCGAGGCGTTCGTCAAGTTCCGCGAGGAAGTGATCACGCGCCGCGCCAAGTTCGAACTGAACAAGGCGCGCGACCGGGCCCATATCCTGCTCGGCCTCGTCATCGCCGTCACCAACCTCGACGAGGTGGTGCGCATCATCCGCGGCGCCGCCTCCCCCGCCGAAGCGCGCGCCGCCTTGCTCACCCGCGACTGGCCGATCGAGGAGATCGCGCCGTACATCGCTCTCGTCGAGGCGATCGAGAGCGTCGGCGACGCCTCCACCTATCGCCTCAGCGATGTCCAGGTCCGTGCGATCCTCGATCTCCGCCTGCACCGCCTCACCGCGCTCGGCCGCGACGAGATCGGCGGCGAATTGAAGGAACTGGCCACCTCGATCGGCGAACTGCTCGAGATCCTCGGCAACCGCGCCCGCCTCTACGAGGTGATGGTCGCGGAATTTGACGAGATCGAAGCGGCCTATGCGACGCCGCGGGTCACCGAGATCGCCCCTGCCGCCGACGGCATCGACGACGAGGATCTGATCGAGCGCGAGGACATGGTCGTCACCGTGACCATGGAAGGCTATATCAAGCGCACGCCGCTCGACACCTTCCGCGCCCAGAACAAGGGCGGCAAGGGCCGCGCCGGCATGGCGACCAAGGACGCGGATGCGGTCACGCACCTGTTCGTCACCTCGACCCACACGCCGGTCCTGTTCTTCTCCACCGAGGGCAAGGTCTACCGCATGAAGGTGTGGCGCCTGCCCGAGGGCGGGCCCGCCACGCGCGGCCGGCCGATGATCAACCTGCTGCCGTTGGCGCCGGGCGAGACCATCTCCACCGTGCTGCCGCTGCCCGAGGACGAGGATGAATGGAGCGCGCTCCACGTCATGTTCGCCACGGCGAGGGGATCGGTCCGGCGCAACTCGATGGACGCCTTCGCGAACATCCGCACCAGCGGCAAGATCGCGATGCGCTTCGAGGAAGGGTCCGAGGACCGCCTGATCGGCGTGTCGCTGCTCACCGAGGATGACGACGTTCTCCTCGCCACTAAGCAGGGCAAGGCGATCCGCTTCGCCGCCACCGACGTGCGCGAATTCCAGAGCCGCGATTCGACCGGCGTGCGCGGCGCCCGCCTCGCCGAGGGCGACGAGGTCATCTCGATGTCGGTGCTGCGCGGCTTCGACGCCACACCGCAGGAGCGCGAGGATTATCTGAAGGCCGCGCCATGGAAGGAAGGCGACCGCGAAGTCACCCTCTCGCCCGAGCGCATGGCCGAATTCGAGGCGGCCGAGCAGTTCGTCCTCACCGTCACCGCCAACGGCTACGGCAAGCGCACCTCGGCCTACGAATATCGCCGCACCAACCGCGGCGGCCAGGGCATCACCAACATCGTCAGCTCGGACCGCAACGGCCCGGTCGTCGCGAGCTTCCCGGCCAGCAGCGGCGAGCAATTGATGCTGGTCACCGATCAGGCCAAGCTCATCCGCACCACGGTCGGCTCGGTCCGCGTGACCGGGCGCAACACCCAGGGCGTGATCCTCTTCCGCGTCGCCGACAACGAGCATGTCGTCTCGGCCGCGCGGATCGAGGAGAGCGAGGACGAAGCCGAGGCCATCGTCGACGTCGCCGACCAGACCCTGCAGGCCAGCGACGCGGTGATCGAGGGCGGCGAGGAGTAA